A single region of the Musa acuminata AAA Group cultivar baxijiao chromosome BXJ1-11, Cavendish_Baxijiao_AAA, whole genome shotgun sequence genome encodes:
- the LOC103971793 gene encoding uncharacterized protein LOC103971793, which yields MEDSASPPDLAADASPQGGRDQRSSDHNANIREEISSAPNSRRPNLTSLQIPERTLENSLPSARSYTLCSPGSVRAGLPPRPSSTRTKSSIRSFFPQRSLKTRSSAPEGDRTVLLIPGTPSSEGKQDKPSTSRQFSFTKVFSSFSTKGAHSLPVTPVAISDSSSTQERHVVDLSNLEEKNLQTQIRRSFSVPGNAKNRSLQRTDSTGFVRVIVATPRPVVVNNTFESDAIETVNVSEDEGEDIPEEEAVCRICFVELTEGETLKMECSCKGELALAHQECAVKWFSIKGNKTCDVCKQEVKNLPVTLLRLQNPQTVNRHPSNAIRRQEVTSYRVWQDLPVLVMVSMLAYFCFLEQLLVTEMASRALAVSLPFSCVLGLLSSMIASIMVTKSYIWAYASFQFAIVILFAHIFYNVLRVSPVISVLLSSFTGFGIAISMKSLIVEFLRWRHRRHVHLAQQQNDSRQQQESRNLSEAENDRQQESESQIQNPNPL from the exons ATCTCCGCCGGATCTTGCTGCCGACGCGTCGCCGCAAGGGGGCCGAGATCAGAGG TCATCTGACCATAATGCAAACATCAGAGAAGAGATTTCCTCAGCTCCTAACTCTCGGCGGCCAAACCTTACCTCCTTGCAAATACCCGAAAGAACCTTGGAAAATTCATTGCCATCTGCAAGGTCATATACTTTGTGCAGTCCTGGCTCAGTAAGAGCAGGCTTACCACCAAGGCCTAGTTCAACAAGGACAAAATCATCCATCAGAAGTTTCTTTCCACAACGGAGTCTAAAGACAAGAAGCTCAGCTCCAGAGGGTGACAGAACTGTTCTTCTAATTCCTGGAACACCGTCCTCAGAAGGAAAACAAGACAAACCATCAACGTCAAGGCAGTTTTCTTTTACCAAGGTCTTTTCCTCTTTTTCAACCAAAGGAGCACACTCTTTGCCTGTGACACCAGTGGCGATTTCAGATTCATCTTCCACACAGGAAAGGCATGTGGTTGATCTATCTAATCTGGAA GAAAAAAATTTGCAGACACAAATCAGACGCTCATTTTCAGTGCCTGGGAATGCCAAGAACAGAAGTTTACAGAGAACGGATTCAACAGGATTTGTCCGAGTTATTGTAGCAACCCCTCGTCCAGTTGTTGTCAACAACACCTTCGAAAGTGATGCTATAGAGACTGTTAATG TATCTGAAGATGAAGGTGAAGATATTCCAGAGGAAGAGGCAGTGTGCCGGATATGTTTTGTTGAACTCACAGAAGGAGAAACACTTAAAATGGAGTGTAGCTGCAAAGGAGAACTTGCACTTGCACACCAAGAATGTGCTGTAAAATGGTTTAGTATTAAGGGTAATAAGACATGTGATGTGTGCAAGCAAGAAGTGAAAAACTTACCTGTAACATTGTTGAGACTACAGAATCCACAGACAGTTAATAGGCACCCATCAAATGCAATTCGGAGACAAGAAGTTACTTCGTACAG GGTATGGCAGGATCTCCCTGTGCTTGTCATGGTCAGCATGCTTGCCTATTTCTGCTTCTTGGAGCAACTTTTA GTTACTGAAATGGCTTCGCGTGCTCTTGCTGTATCTTTGCCTTTTTCTTGTGTTCTGGGTCTCCTCTCTTCCATGATAGCTTCAATAATGG TTACCAAGAGCTACATTTGGGCTTATGCATCTTTCCAATTTGCAATCGTAATCCTCTTTGCTCATATCTTCTATAATGTG CTAAGAGTAAGCCCTGTTATTTCAGTCTTACTTTCCTCATTCACTGGGTTTGGGATTGCAATCAGTATGAAATCTTTGATTGTTGAGTTTCTAAGATGGAggcataggcgacatgtacacttggCACAACAACAAAATGATAGCAGGCAGCAGCAAGAATCTAGAAACCTTTCTGAAGCTGAAAATGATAGGCAGCAAGAATCAGAGAGCCAAATCCAGAATCCTAACCCTTTGTAG
- the LOC135584128 gene encoding auxin response factor 17-like isoform X1: MRLASSNIPNQSEEEETRCLNSELWHTCAGPLVSLPAVGSRVVYFPQGHSEQVAASTNKEIDSQIPNYPSLPPQLICQLHNVTMHADVETDEVYAQMTLQPLSPQEQKDPYLPNDLGTSNKQPTNYFCKMLTASDTSTHGGFSVPRRAAEKVFPPLDYSQQPPAHELVARDLHDNEWKFRHVFRGQPKRHLLTTGWSTFVSAKRLVAGDSVLFIWNENNQLLLGIRHANRPQTFMPSSVLSSDSMHIGLLAAAAHAAATNSRFTIFYNPRASPSEFVIPLAKYVKAVYHTRVAVGMRFRMLFETEESSVRRYMGTITGISDLDPARWPNSHWRALKVGWDESTAGEKQPRVSLWEIEPLTTFPMYPSSFPVRLKRPWPTGLPFFHGGNDDIDLNLPLMRLRDSGYPAIQSLNFQGVGVTPWMQPRLDALMLGLQPDMCQAMTTGALQEMRTIDPTKQVSPAILQFQQPQNSANISTPTLPSPILQHVQTFLQATQDNQVQSQNQSQFLHHHLQQGHSFAQQGQQQVPQQQQQNLHLLTPHCQQIQQQKILSGYQEVPYVASNLLQLSSSSQSQSTTVHMISPSCQLKDFPDSNGNSVSASNASPLHGIFQQNSSEETSQLSLPKYGQPVTSSPWSSKRAAVESGLPLGAQSMLSHVEQLGATQPNISLHSVMLPPFPGKECSASRDGNMDMQNQHLFGVNVDSSILAQNGIPSLNTGVSETCSTNLSYATCNLLSSSGNDFRINRALSGCNGLDESRFLRSHENVDQANPQSGLFVKVYKSGSFGRTLDITKFSSYHDLRSELGCLFGLEGQLEDPLRSGWQLVFVDRENDVLLVGDDPWQEFVNSVSYIKILSPEEVQQMGKQGIDFMNSAPLKRLQRNGCDDHVSQQDSTNLSARITSMGSFKY, from the exons ATGAGGCTCGCATCTTCAAATATCCCCAATCAGTCAGAAGAAG AAGAAACACGGTGTTTGAACTCCGAGTTATGGCACACATGTGCGGGACCTCTAGTTTCATTACCAGCTGTTGGAAGTCGGGTGGTATATTTCCCACAGGGTCACAGCGAGCAG GTAGCTGCATCAACCAACAAAGAAATTGACTCTCAAATCCCCAATTACCCAAGCTTACCTCCCCAGCTGATCTGTCAGCTGCATAATGTTACTATGCAT GCAGATGTGGAGACTGATGAAGTTTATGCTCAGATGACATTGCAACCACTGAGCCCA CAAGAGCAAAAAGATCCCTATCTCCCTAATGATTTGGGTACCTCCAACAAACAACCAACAAATTATTTCTGTAAGATGTTGACCGCAAGTGACACCAGTACTCATGGTGGATTCTCTGTTCCCCGTCGAGCAGCAGAAAAAGTTTTTCCTCCTTTG GACTATTCACAGCAGCCTCCTGCTCATGAGTTAGTTGCAAGAGACCTTCATGACAATGAATGGAAGTTTCGTCATGTTTTTCGTG GTCAGCCGAAGAGGCATCTTCTGACTACAGGATGGAGTACTTTTGTGAGTGCAAAGAGACTTGTTGCAGGGGATTCTGTTCTTTTTATCTG GAATGAAAACAATCAGTTGCTTTTGGGTATTCGGCATGCCAATCGACCTCAAACATTTATGCCTTCATCTGTACTGTCTAGTGATAGCATGCACATTGGCCTTCTTGCTGCAGCTGCTCATGCTGCTGCTACAAATAGCCGATTCACCATTTTCTATAACCCAAG gGCAAGTCCTTCTGAATTTGTGATTCCACTAGCTAAGTATGTCAAGGCAGTCTATCACACCCGGGTTGCTGTGGGTATGCGTTTCCGGATGCTGTTTGAAACTGAAGAGTCAAGTGTTCGACG ATACATGGGCACAATTACAGGGATTAGCGATCTTGACCCTGCCCGATGGCCAAACTCACACTGGCGTGCCCTAAAG GTTGGCTGGGATGAGTCAACAGCTGGAGAGAAGCAGCCTAGGGTTTCACTTTGGGAGATTGAACCTCTAACAACCTTTCCAATGTATCCATCTTCCTTTCCTGTTCGTCTTAAGCGCCCATGGCCCACTGGattgcccttctttcatg GTGGAAATGATGATATCGATCTCAATTTACCTCTGATGCGGCTTAGAGATAGTGGGTACCCAGCAATTCAGTCATTAAATTTCCAGGGTGTTGGTGTTACACCTTGGATGCAGCCAAGACTTGATGCTTTAATGCTTGGTCTACAACCTGACATGTGCCAGGCAATGACTACAGGAGCGCTTCAGGAAATGAGGACCATAGATCCTACAAAGCAGGTCTCTCCTGCAATTCTTCAATTCCAGCAACCACAGAACTCAGCTAATATATCCACTCCCACACTACCAAGTCCAATTCTACAGCATGTGCAAACCTTCCTTCAAGCCACACAAGATAATCAGGTCCAAAGCCAGAATCAGTCTCAATTTCTTCATCATCATTTGCAACAGGGCCATTCCTTTGCTCAACAAGGGCAACAGCAAGttccacagcagcagcagcagaatctGCATCTGCTGACACCACATTGTCAACAAATTCAGCAGCAGAAGATATTGTCTGGTTATCAAGAAGTACCTTATGTTGCTTCAAATCTTTTACAGCTTAGCTCTAGTTCTCAATCCCAATCAACCACAGTGCACATGATTTCCCCATCTTGCCAGCTGAAGGACTTCCCAGATTCTAATGGTAACTCTGTTTCAGCATCCAATGCCTCTCCTCTACATGGTATTTTCCAGCAAAATTCTTCTGAAGAAACATCACAACTTAGTTTGCCAAAATATGGTCAACCAGTTACTTCCAGTCCCTGGTCATCCAAGCGAGCTGCAGTTGAGTCAGGGCTCCCTTTGGGGGCTCAAAGCATGCTCTCGCATGTAGAACAATTGGGTGCAACACAACCTAATATTTCCCTACATTCTGTTATGTTACCACCATTTCCTGGAAAAGAATGCTCAGCAAGTCGAGATGGTAACATGGATATGCAAAACCAGCACTTGTTTGGTGTCAATGTTGACTCATCAATTCTAGCGCAGAATGGCATTCCAAGCCTCAACACTGGTGTCAGTGAGACTTGTTCGACAAATTTGTCGTATGCCACATGCAATTTACTGAGCTCCTCTGGAAATGATTTCCGTATCAATCGAGCATTGAGTGGTTGCAATGGTTtggatgaatcaagatttttgagGTCCCATGAGAATGTTGATCAAGCAAATCCGCAGAGTGGATTGTTTGTTAAG GTATATAAATCAGGTTCATTTGGGAGGACACTGGACATCACCAAGTTTAGCAGCTACCATGATTTACGCAGTGAGCTTGGGTGTCTTTTTGGCCTGGAAGGCCAATTGGAGGACCCTTTGAGATCAGGCTGGCAGCTTGTTTTTGTCGACCGGGAGAATGATGTCCTTCTTGTTGGCGATGATCCTTGGCA GGAGTTTGTAAACAGTGTGTCATACATAAAGATACTTTCGCCCGAAGAAGTGCAGCAGATGGGCAAACAGGGAATAGATTTCATGAATTCAGCCCCCCTCAAGAGGCTTCAAAGAAATGGATGTGATGATCATGTTAGTCAGCAGGATTCAACAAATCTTAGCGCCAGGATCACATCCATGGGGTCATTCAAATACTGA
- the LOC135584128 gene encoding auxin response factor 17-like isoform X2, whose protein sequence is MTLQPLSPQEQKDPYLPNDLGTSNKQPTNYFCKMLTASDTSTHGGFSVPRRAAEKVFPPLDYSQQPPAHELVARDLHDNEWKFRHVFRGQPKRHLLTTGWSTFVSAKRLVAGDSVLFIWNENNQLLLGIRHANRPQTFMPSSVLSSDSMHIGLLAAAAHAAATNSRFTIFYNPRASPSEFVIPLAKYVKAVYHTRVAVGMRFRMLFETEESSVRRYMGTITGISDLDPARWPNSHWRALKVGWDESTAGEKQPRVSLWEIEPLTTFPMYPSSFPVRLKRPWPTGLPFFHGGNDDIDLNLPLMRLRDSGYPAIQSLNFQGVGVTPWMQPRLDALMLGLQPDMCQAMTTGALQEMRTIDPTKQVSPAILQFQQPQNSANISTPTLPSPILQHVQTFLQATQDNQVQSQNQSQFLHHHLQQGHSFAQQGQQQVPQQQQQNLHLLTPHCQQIQQQKILSGYQEVPYVASNLLQLSSSSQSQSTTVHMISPSCQLKDFPDSNGNSVSASNASPLHGIFQQNSSEETSQLSLPKYGQPVTSSPWSSKRAAVESGLPLGAQSMLSHVEQLGATQPNISLHSVMLPPFPGKECSASRDGNMDMQNQHLFGVNVDSSILAQNGIPSLNTGVSETCSTNLSYATCNLLSSSGNDFRINRALSGCNGLDESRFLRSHENVDQANPQSGLFVKVYKSGSFGRTLDITKFSSYHDLRSELGCLFGLEGQLEDPLRSGWQLVFVDRENDVLLVGDDPWQEFVNSVSYIKILSPEEVQQMGKQGIDFMNSAPLKRLQRNGCDDHVSQQDSTNLSARITSMGSFKY, encoded by the exons ATGACATTGCAACCACTGAGCCCA CAAGAGCAAAAAGATCCCTATCTCCCTAATGATTTGGGTACCTCCAACAAACAACCAACAAATTATTTCTGTAAGATGTTGACCGCAAGTGACACCAGTACTCATGGTGGATTCTCTGTTCCCCGTCGAGCAGCAGAAAAAGTTTTTCCTCCTTTG GACTATTCACAGCAGCCTCCTGCTCATGAGTTAGTTGCAAGAGACCTTCATGACAATGAATGGAAGTTTCGTCATGTTTTTCGTG GTCAGCCGAAGAGGCATCTTCTGACTACAGGATGGAGTACTTTTGTGAGTGCAAAGAGACTTGTTGCAGGGGATTCTGTTCTTTTTATCTG GAATGAAAACAATCAGTTGCTTTTGGGTATTCGGCATGCCAATCGACCTCAAACATTTATGCCTTCATCTGTACTGTCTAGTGATAGCATGCACATTGGCCTTCTTGCTGCAGCTGCTCATGCTGCTGCTACAAATAGCCGATTCACCATTTTCTATAACCCAAG gGCAAGTCCTTCTGAATTTGTGATTCCACTAGCTAAGTATGTCAAGGCAGTCTATCACACCCGGGTTGCTGTGGGTATGCGTTTCCGGATGCTGTTTGAAACTGAAGAGTCAAGTGTTCGACG ATACATGGGCACAATTACAGGGATTAGCGATCTTGACCCTGCCCGATGGCCAAACTCACACTGGCGTGCCCTAAAG GTTGGCTGGGATGAGTCAACAGCTGGAGAGAAGCAGCCTAGGGTTTCACTTTGGGAGATTGAACCTCTAACAACCTTTCCAATGTATCCATCTTCCTTTCCTGTTCGTCTTAAGCGCCCATGGCCCACTGGattgcccttctttcatg GTGGAAATGATGATATCGATCTCAATTTACCTCTGATGCGGCTTAGAGATAGTGGGTACCCAGCAATTCAGTCATTAAATTTCCAGGGTGTTGGTGTTACACCTTGGATGCAGCCAAGACTTGATGCTTTAATGCTTGGTCTACAACCTGACATGTGCCAGGCAATGACTACAGGAGCGCTTCAGGAAATGAGGACCATAGATCCTACAAAGCAGGTCTCTCCTGCAATTCTTCAATTCCAGCAACCACAGAACTCAGCTAATATATCCACTCCCACACTACCAAGTCCAATTCTACAGCATGTGCAAACCTTCCTTCAAGCCACACAAGATAATCAGGTCCAAAGCCAGAATCAGTCTCAATTTCTTCATCATCATTTGCAACAGGGCCATTCCTTTGCTCAACAAGGGCAACAGCAAGttccacagcagcagcagcagaatctGCATCTGCTGACACCACATTGTCAACAAATTCAGCAGCAGAAGATATTGTCTGGTTATCAAGAAGTACCTTATGTTGCTTCAAATCTTTTACAGCTTAGCTCTAGTTCTCAATCCCAATCAACCACAGTGCACATGATTTCCCCATCTTGCCAGCTGAAGGACTTCCCAGATTCTAATGGTAACTCTGTTTCAGCATCCAATGCCTCTCCTCTACATGGTATTTTCCAGCAAAATTCTTCTGAAGAAACATCACAACTTAGTTTGCCAAAATATGGTCAACCAGTTACTTCCAGTCCCTGGTCATCCAAGCGAGCTGCAGTTGAGTCAGGGCTCCCTTTGGGGGCTCAAAGCATGCTCTCGCATGTAGAACAATTGGGTGCAACACAACCTAATATTTCCCTACATTCTGTTATGTTACCACCATTTCCTGGAAAAGAATGCTCAGCAAGTCGAGATGGTAACATGGATATGCAAAACCAGCACTTGTTTGGTGTCAATGTTGACTCATCAATTCTAGCGCAGAATGGCATTCCAAGCCTCAACACTGGTGTCAGTGAGACTTGTTCGACAAATTTGTCGTATGCCACATGCAATTTACTGAGCTCCTCTGGAAATGATTTCCGTATCAATCGAGCATTGAGTGGTTGCAATGGTTtggatgaatcaagatttttgagGTCCCATGAGAATGTTGATCAAGCAAATCCGCAGAGTGGATTGTTTGTTAAG GTATATAAATCAGGTTCATTTGGGAGGACACTGGACATCACCAAGTTTAGCAGCTACCATGATTTACGCAGTGAGCTTGGGTGTCTTTTTGGCCTGGAAGGCCAATTGGAGGACCCTTTGAGATCAGGCTGGCAGCTTGTTTTTGTCGACCGGGAGAATGATGTCCTTCTTGTTGGCGATGATCCTTGGCA GGAGTTTGTAAACAGTGTGTCATACATAAAGATACTTTCGCCCGAAGAAGTGCAGCAGATGGGCAAACAGGGAATAGATTTCATGAATTCAGCCCCCCTCAAGAGGCTTCAAAGAAATGGATGTGATGATCATGTTAGTCAGCAGGATTCAACAAATCTTAGCGCCAGGATCACATCCATGGGGTCATTCAAATACTGA
- the LOC103972565 gene encoding uncharacterized protein LOC103972565: MPCFVPFDNKKLDVSFFAFRPTGVFADELIDAVKYFSFHAEDLGCVYSSVLRSIHGNMIVWYGAWLRRSPDNRKMLNDALLSVLEEVSTMGVLLHHGFFEAFFGESKDGSSLAKFSSGDTIFLSAMASTPRDVADLSYACLALHRTFFAKTDGLSAGVHLRCNDEPVVAALMVWKSLHACYSWLLRSDYRNTILPYFSHLSQDAQFDVFKVVYVNRDEILNVSPFPPRTIGGGDGEE, translated from the exons ATGCCTTGCTTTGTGCCCTTCGACAACAAGAAGCTGGACGTCAGCTTCTTCGCGTTCCGTCCCACTGGTGTCTTCGCCGACGAGCTCATCGATGCCGTGAAGTACTTCTCCTTCCATGCCGAGGATCTCGGTTGCGTCTATAGCTCAGTGTTGAGAAGCATACATGGCAATATG ATTGTATGGTATGGTGCATGGTTAAGAAGGTCCCCCGATAACAGAAAGATGTTGAATGATGCTCTG CTATCAGTGCTAGAAGAGGTATCAACTATGGGTGTTCTCCTTCATCATGGCTTCTTTGAGGCTTTCTTTGGGGAGTCCAAAGACGGCAGCTCGCTCGCCAAGTTCTCCTCCGGCGACACCATCTTCCTGAGCGCCATGGCGTCGACGCCTCGCGACGTCGCCGATCTCTCCTACGCCTGCCTGGCCCTTCACAGGACTTTCTTCGCGAAGACCGATGGGTTGTCCGCCGGCGTCCACCTCCGCTGCAACGACGAGCCGGTGGTGGCGGCGCTGATGGTGTGGAAGTCCCTCCATGCCTGCTACTCCTGGCTGCTCCGCTCCGACTACCGCAACACCATCCTCCCCTACTTCAGCCACCTCTCTCAGGACGCCCAGTTTGATGTCTTCAAGGTGGTGTACGTCAACCGCGACGAGATCCTAAACGTCAGTCCATTTCCCCCGCGGACGATCGGAGGTGGAGATGGCGAAGAATAG
- the LOC135584133 gene encoding solanesyl-diphosphate synthase 1, mitochondrial-like isoform X1 codes for MYLRWALMSLVSRSRTGASGLHGGRFFSAACSGAPFTRNPAKIPKVLACRESYFWGACGIHDIRYQIHQDNSSREEPLDPFALVADELSMLADRLRSMVVAEVPKLSSAAEYFFKVGVEGKRFRPTVLLLMASALNMPIPEAAASGAYNNFSKDLRARQQCIAEITEMIHVASLLHDDVLDDANTRRGIGSLNFVMGNKLAVLAGDFLLSRACVALASLKNTEVVSLLATTVEHLVTGETMQMTTKSEQRRSMDYYLQKTYYKTASLISSSCKAIALLAGHTAEVSKLAYDYGRNLGLAFQLVDDILDFTGTSASLGKGSLSDIRHGIVTAPILFAMEEFPELHVVVDRGFDDPANVDVALEYLGKSQGIERTRELAAEHANYAAEAIEALPESDDEDVLVSRRALVDLTHRVISRTK; via the exons CTTGCTCTGGAGCTCCCTTTACCCGGAACCCTGCCAAGATCCCCAAG GTGTTGGCTTGCAGAGAATCTTATTTCTGGGGTGCTTGCGGCATCCATGATATCAGATATCAGATCCACCAAGACAATAGTTCGAGAGAG GAACCGTTGGACCCTTTCGCCTTAGTCGCTGATGAACTGTCAATGCTTGCAGATAGATTGCGCTCTATGGTGGTTGCTGAG GTTCCAAAGTTATCATCGGCTGCTGAATACTTCTTCAAAGTGGGAGTGGAAGGGAAAAGATTTCGCCCTACT GTCCTGTTGTTGATGGCTTCGGCTTTGAATATGCCCATACCTGAAGCAGCTGCTAGTGGTGCCTATAACAACTTCTCGAAGGATTTACGTGCAAGGCAGCAATGCATTGCTGAAATAACTGAAATGATTCAT GTGGCAAGCCTTCTCCATGATGATGTTCTAGATGATGCTAATACTCGGCGTGGGATTGGTTCATTGAATTTTGTCATGGGGAACAAG CTTGCTGTGCTTGCAGGGGACTTTCTACTTTCAAGAGCATGTGTTGCCCTTGCATCACTTAAGAACACAGAG GTTGTAAGTTTATTAGCAACAACTGTAGAACACTTAGTCACTGGTGAAACAATGCAGATGACAACTAAATCCGAGCAACGTCGCAG CATGGACTATTATCTACAGAAGACATATTACAAGACTGCTTCATTGATTTCAAGCAGTTGCAAAGCTATTGCTCTTCTAGCAGGGCATACTGCAGAAGTTTCAAAGCTTGCATATGACTATGGCAGAAATTTG GGTTTAGCATTTCAGCTAGTTGACGATATTCTTGATTTCACTGGCACATCAGCTTCACTTGGGAAGGGCTCCTTATCCGATATTCGGCAT GGAATTGTGACAGCTCCAATACTTTTTGCAATGGAGGAGTTCCCTGAATTGCATGTTGTTGTTGATCGGGGTTTTGATGATCCTGCAAATGTTGATGTT GCCCTTGAATACCTTGGAAAAAGTCAAGGAATTGAGAGGACAAGAGAACTAGCAGCAGAGCATGCAAACTATGCTGCGGAAGCTATTGAAGCTCTTCCCGAAAGTGACGATGAGGATGTTTTGGTATCAAGGCGAGCCCTCGTGGATCTTACACATAGGGTTATCAGCAGAACAAAGTAA
- the LOC135584133 gene encoding solanesyl-diphosphate synthase 1, mitochondrial-like isoform X2, whose amino-acid sequence MLADRLRSMVVAEVPKLSSAAEYFFKVGVEGKRFRPTVLLLMASALNMPIPEAAASGAYNNFSKDLRARQQCIAEITEMIHVASLLHDDVLDDANTRRGIGSLNFVMGNKLAVLAGDFLLSRACVALASLKNTEVVSLLATTVEHLVTGETMQMTTKSEQRRSMDYYLQKTYYKTASLISSSCKAIALLAGHTAEVSKLAYDYGRNLGLAFQLVDDILDFTGTSASLGKGSLSDIRHGIVTAPILFAMEEFPELHVVVDRGFDDPANVDVALEYLGKSQGIERTRELAAEHANYAAEAIEALPESDDEDVLVSRRALVDLTHRVISRTK is encoded by the exons ATGCTTGCAGATAGATTGCGCTCTATGGTGGTTGCTGAG GTTCCAAAGTTATCATCGGCTGCTGAATACTTCTTCAAAGTGGGAGTGGAAGGGAAAAGATTTCGCCCTACT GTCCTGTTGTTGATGGCTTCGGCTTTGAATATGCCCATACCTGAAGCAGCTGCTAGTGGTGCCTATAACAACTTCTCGAAGGATTTACGTGCAAGGCAGCAATGCATTGCTGAAATAACTGAAATGATTCAT GTGGCAAGCCTTCTCCATGATGATGTTCTAGATGATGCTAATACTCGGCGTGGGATTGGTTCATTGAATTTTGTCATGGGGAACAAG CTTGCTGTGCTTGCAGGGGACTTTCTACTTTCAAGAGCATGTGTTGCCCTTGCATCACTTAAGAACACAGAG GTTGTAAGTTTATTAGCAACAACTGTAGAACACTTAGTCACTGGTGAAACAATGCAGATGACAACTAAATCCGAGCAACGTCGCAG CATGGACTATTATCTACAGAAGACATATTACAAGACTGCTTCATTGATTTCAAGCAGTTGCAAAGCTATTGCTCTTCTAGCAGGGCATACTGCAGAAGTTTCAAAGCTTGCATATGACTATGGCAGAAATTTG GGTTTAGCATTTCAGCTAGTTGACGATATTCTTGATTTCACTGGCACATCAGCTTCACTTGGGAAGGGCTCCTTATCCGATATTCGGCAT GGAATTGTGACAGCTCCAATACTTTTTGCAATGGAGGAGTTCCCTGAATTGCATGTTGTTGTTGATCGGGGTTTTGATGATCCTGCAAATGTTGATGTT GCCCTTGAATACCTTGGAAAAAGTCAAGGAATTGAGAGGACAAGAGAACTAGCAGCAGAGCATGCAAACTATGCTGCGGAAGCTATTGAAGCTCTTCCCGAAAGTGACGATGAGGATGTTTTGGTATCAAGGCGAGCCCTCGTGGATCTTACACATAGGGTTATCAGCAGAACAAAGTAA